Part of the Coccinella septempunctata chromosome 3, icCocSept1.1, whole genome shotgun sequence genome is shown below.
aacagcacaatatcatacttgtagactggtgaatgacctgagttattggatgtaggtacatgggctggtctgaaagtttttctgcttcttgaaggattgaagttggttctttcagatgcctcaggtgaaattcaattttgtgggtggagttcaatgaaattttcgaaatgtttttggcagttatttcgaaaatcggaactgtgtcatcgtagatggattcttcaataataattcggcaggtggaacttagaaggttgattccctggattgatttcctgaatagaattccatggcagtcttctagtactgttttgttctttttgaagagggtcaggagctggtgattcttcagcgggtggatgatgttgaagtcgttgttcactagtgttgtttggcatcgacctggggttgacagaatgcatgcttccttggtaggctgttgaaggcaaagcaccatcgaacttcccaatgttgatttgcatatttcattggtccaatattcctcgttgttgattttgatggaatacgtccttggcgggatcacagcaatatcttgggtattgggtacagggtagattcgggaatatgaagcaattactcgtttgagaattgggattttgagaaggaatgtgatagtttcctccgttccaatgacagacatttttgcatattcgattattttgaaaagatgaacatgatcaattggtgatagttgctgtgtcttataaattttttcaagatatgtcccgatggaataaagttcttcaactttaatgacttctaaatttggaatttctctcattgcaaaacttatagtcctttctagcattaataaagtgttcaagagtgcttgggactgaagcatttggtattctacaatgattcgaaatccttcggtagattcaatattctggaataatgctttagtatgaataatattttcgtttagcagagccaaatcttctgaatatctttttgacaaatgattagcaaaagaagttaatttatttatcctttcgatttcggaagatttgctgttgtgaaggctttctaaattttcgttaatagttttcagatcatcatcgtctaggttacctgtaatgaatttaatacattttccgatgaaattagccaaacctcttctaacttttctattgacaaattttcgtaagatttgttcgatttgatccaaattcaaactcaattggtgaaaaagtcgacggggtaattcatcgaatgtttggtctttctgaaggtcattaaaattatcgttcaactgatcgaaattgtcttgcaaattggtaatatttatgaagaaaagaaaattatggtaatgatcaagaattttggcatgactcaaaggttcttcaaagtatccattactttttatttcgtggacctgaagggcctggtttgtttgggtctgaatcaggaggatcagcagtatcaccaagatttgcatcctagggtggaacgtccttccttctggtcgaagtgggttggtgaagtttggaatttcgcactaagagttaaaactcaacggggttcctcgaacagtttgtgttcactagtggaaactattttcagttagttcgtttcttgaaaaaaccgaaaaccgttgcgaaatcctgttcgcagcgccaattatgattttcgatccgcaaactctgtttttaaaaagaattttattctttcaattataaatcacaatttcgaaaaactaaatgactttataattggacagagcggaaaggagttacaaacagaatgaattctaaaatggaactaaactagaatgtgtctcttttcacatggaaaccttggattctggaagaatccgagtcatcactttcttctcgcactaacactttccgcgaagacgaagctggcgtcagcgttccagtacgaggagcatctcgtaataataTGCAATATACTTCTTCTTACAATGGTTTTCGCAAATAATACGttatattcaattaaaaaaatattgattcattAATGTATCGACATATTTATGTAGTTGGAAAtgaaattcttatattttgttGAGCCACCTTTTGCCGCTGTGCATGAGAGCTTTAATTCTTCGCGGTATACTATTAATTAATAAGATTGTACGTTTTGGTGCATTTGTGGATGATGAGTTCATACGATCGTAATCACGCCCGAACTTGCAGCGAGTGGAAAAGATATGTATTGATTCATACTCCGGTACAAATACATCAACAATGTAATTCAGcactcaaaaaataaatgataaacggAACAGTATAATGAAATTCCTTGATGAAAGTAACAGTctggaaaaattaaattcaaatgttTTGCTTTTTTCTTGGGTATTAcaagtaaatataaaaattcttaGTGCGTCTAAattggccagggactgtatgctGATTTTTGTTGTTGAGTATGTCTCCATtgctgatttaatttttttctagaaaaGATGCAATTTTTTCATACTCAGTTTaggcaatttttcaaagttgATTTCTCCGTTAGGGCGCCAATTTAGAGCTTTGCCTAGGGCGCCAGTTTAGCTAGCGACGGCCCTGGACAGTAGAAATATAAAACGATTTCACACATAAGCGcagaatcaaagattaacttAGTCTATGCTGAAAAGTCACTTTAGTTTATGCGCAGAATTATCAGCGTAGGAAACTAACATTTTTCATATTAATTCGCTGACCTTTCAGAGATTGCAGCAGTTCACTCGGTTCACGTCATTACTGAgggagtttcacccccctgATATAGGGAAGGCTAGGCAAAGTTCGACTTTAAATAAGCATTCGTATTAAGAAATGTCAGTATTtagccgcatttcttactattACTacggaattttgaaggttgttgttctgtgactgaacgtaattctttcATATTTCGATTAGTGTTCTGATGTTCTGATTTTTTTCGACAATGCCAAAAACCTTACCAAAACTCGCCTGCTATGGAGGCTGATAGCTGTAAAATTTAGTGGTCAGGCTGTAATTATTTTTGTGTGTATGTAATTTATACGGATCCGGAAGAAGAATTGTAGGCCTGTTATTCTCAATGTCGAATTTATCACACTTTTCAAACAGAAGAACGCCTGGGCGTTATTCAAGTTATTCGGTATTGTTCCGTTCTGTAGACTGTTATTCAGGAgatgttattttattatatgtcGTTTTAATtcgaatggggtattttcctaaatttcgaaatatatgttATTGAAATCTTTAtacctcaaatatatcgaaatatatttttttcgaattttaacatattgcattttgtctgtattcactttcgaaaattctgatttcagaagtgctcttttatgaacattctacgtcattttcacaatccggcaacgcccatcgagttaataatggtcatgaaagttttctgatcaacatAGTCGTAATAAACatcaagttttgtgatcacatttgacaagaaaaacaaacaatgacacaaaatgtcatcggttttaagaaagtatcttagaacatagaatattctatgttctaaggaaaGTATAGACacggattacagaaacaattctatgcaatctgtggatatcttcttgatcggttccactgttgtcgaattaacaaaaattactagaatttagtaaaggcattctacgtcacaagctttcacatattcgaatgtttactaagtttcgaagtgtgtatttctgaaatttctgaattttgaagagaATCTTTCAGGTGTTGGATAACTCATGGacaagggtttccataaataatcttaaattcgattttggagttttaggaaacttgcccatttgTTGGAGGAGCTGTGCTTCTCTAGCTTCCATGGTGGAGTCGCCTCTGTAAAATGTTCAAATCTGTTTTTAGGTCGGACTATGGCCTCTCTTAACCAGATGCATAGGACGGGACCCCACATCAAGAAAGATAGATCCATCAAGCCCCTTGATGGTAAGCCCTTTATGAAGGGCGTTGTTTTAAGGACAGTCATAAAAAAACCGAAGAAACCCAACTCTGCTAATAGAAAATGTGTGCTCGTGAGACTATCCAACGGAAAAGAAATGGTTGCCTATATTCCTGGTATAGGCCATAATTTGCAAGAACACAATATCGTTTTAGTGAGAGTGGGTAGGGTGCAAGATTGCCCAGGTGTGAAGTTGAAATGTGTACGGGGAAAATTCGATCTAGGGCATGTTATTGTTAACAGAAAGTAATTGTAAAtagttgaataaaaatattgaaaataatacttTTTTATAGAAGGCGGTAGTTACACTTTCTAGTTTTGTGAGGGGGTTACCATTGTGACTTTAAGGTGTGCCGTGTTCCACATCCGAACTGTTCGCACAACTGCGTCCTCTACAGCTTGCCCTccaactccagtatctgagagcTTTGAGGAAGCCAAGTCTTCATTCCTGCTATAATTCTTTCACCCAATACATTCTTTATGCCGGCTTGCAATGGCAAGGTATTCTATTACCAGATGAATATGAGTTTCCTCCTCTTTActctcgtcagtttctgataaatCCATTTTCACCATATGCTAAGGTGATAATGTCCTATGAAAAAGCGTAATTAAGAGCCTTGTACCACCGAAGCGGAGTAACTAAGACGCAACAGCGATACGATTTCGACACGCAACAAACAGACAACATGATGTTGTCCCACCCAAGCAACGCCTTTTCTACATTCAGTACAGTGAACAACAGAGGCGTATATAGGGGTGGAGGCTGAAATGAATATTATTAACAGAGAGACCAGGTGCAAAATTATACTTTGAATCTCAATCGTCTGCCACCCCCTGCCCCCCATTTACATTTTTCTTACGAAACAACGTAGTAGTGGGCAAACTACGATAGGAACCACGGACCTAGCCCTGAAACGCCTTGTAAGCTGTGATCTCCCAGCCCGTAGTGGATTTCTGTATAGAATTTCGCTGGGTACCCGCGTGTCTAGGATCGATCGCGTAATTGTCATTAATTCAACGTGAAATTTAGGCGTTTTGCTTCAAATTTCCTAAGTGTTGGCTATTTATTTTCTCACTTGGGAATATCTCGTTCTTATTTGACCATTATGAGTATTTTCGTGGCTTGAAAAGTACGAGAAATTCAACCTTCCTCGGACCCCCTGTAAGCTGCGATTCTACCGATTACGAAGCGCTTGGCAGTAGTGCTAGTGTCAGGTGCCGGTAAATTATGGGCACAGTTTTAACTGCtatgattttgaatatagaTACATATTGGCTACCTATAGAAGATTTTTCGGTACACAGATTTTATAATTTCGAAAGTTTTTGTAAACTTTAAAGATAGGAAGAATTTTGGACGAAGCCTTCAActcttcaaaatcatccttcgaTTTTCTCTTGTAGCGTTCCGCATTGTCTGTTCATAGACTTTGCAGGTCACAAACAATTTTCTGCTTTGCAAAGTAGAGAATAGAATACTATGGCGTTGATTGAAGTACCTATTTGTTGTAATTAACATTTAAATCAACGACTAGAGTTGGAatacaaaaattgatataattatatcaTCAATTACGTATTTTGCGTTTTTGTTCTAAAATATGTATATAGGTATTAAAAGATAATATGTAGTTTATTCGTAAATTTAATATGGACTCACTTGACGAAAAATTTTGTTATATACACAGTTAATGTGTTCACTGTTGCGAACTGACGTGTTGATCCGAGCTCTCATCTTTCATTTAGTTATTACGGTGTGTTTTCAGTTGTTATTTTCCTACCaggtatttcattatttttatttcatcggGCAGTTATTTTTTTGGGGTTTAAAGTAGTTAAAAGATTCATTTATCGCATTAATTTACGTTATTTACTTGTTGTGTTTACTTTCTTATCGGCGCGACTGACCGGTGCAATACAGCGGCGCATACGTTCGCAGGACAGGTCGGTTGACCTTGGCGAGGGATATTTCGCGGAGCGCTTGCCGCTGCAGATACAGGGCGACCATAATTGCATAAACGTGATCTCTCTGTGCTCGCGTGGAGGGTTAATCCGCGGAGCGCTTGCTGCTGTGTATACAGGCTGTCTATGGTTGCACTGAGGGGATCTATCCTACTCGCGCACTTGTTGTTAGGCTCCATCTCTCTTATCCTTTATCCGTGGCATACCTTTATCCATTGTGTGAGTCTTTCATATCTGCCCATGAAAGTGAAGTGTCTATAATTGTTTCCTATTACCCACTATTAATTTTTTAGCGGTGATTGTTGGGTTGATCTGTAGTAAAGATTCCTAAAAATTGCCCTGGATGTGGCAACGCCATCTCGGGTTCTGCTGGGTCGGTTTCCTGTACTAAATGCCGTAAATGTTTCCATTCTGGCTGTACTGATCTCGCTGACCGCGATTTGCGGTCCATCAGGGAGACAGGTGAAGGGTGGATTTGTCCTTCTTGTTCCGGGGGCGATCGTCGGTTGCGTAGTAATTCTTCCAGTTCGCGTGCATTGCCATGCTCGAACGTTAGGTCCGGTGGTCCTAGGGAGGAGGCTTTTACGAACGAGCCTATCACTGTTCAACACTTCAACGCCCTCATGGAAATGATGAAGTCTATGTCGTCCTCAATTGAGCGTATCGAGGGCGGACAGAGGGATCTGTTTGCGGAATTGGAGAGGTGCGGTGCTGTGCTTCAGAGACATGAGGAGATTTTGTCACAGCATGATTCTGCATTAAAATTGGGTAGATCAGATATTGATTCTATACAACGTGATCATGAGGACTTATCGAACCGAGTGTCTCACGTCTCGAGTGAGGTTGCTATGCTGCAAGAGAGGATTGCTTCTGGTGCGTCTGCGGCTAGTTCGTCGTCTGCTGATCTTTCGGAGATTATGGAGAGAGTGAGGAGGTCTCATAACATCATAGCGCTGAACCTTCCGGAGGGGGAGGATGAATCTTGTGATGGAGCTGTGGGAGCTGAACTGGCTGACTGTATTGTTGGCTCTGCTAGTCGATATCTGGTTGATGTGGTAAGATTACCCTCGAGAGACAAAACGCGCCCACGCTGGTTGAAGATGAGTTTTTCTAGTCCAGAAATTGTAAAGAACATCTTGAGAAATAAATCTCGGTTACTTGCGAACACAAGATTTAGAAAGGTCATTATTCAGAGTGATCAGACTAAAGCTCAATTGATGGAGATTAATGATCTTCGAGGGGAGCTGAGGAGGAGGCAATCGGGCGGTGATGATACCCTGACCATAAAGTATGTGCGGGGAGCCCCCAAAATTGTACCAAAAACAACCTCTAAGTCGGGTActagtcaaaaaaactaaataaGTTCGTCACATGGCCATTAGTCTATGGCAATGTTCAGTCACTTTCATCCAAGTTTTCGGAAATACTAACGTATGTTCAGGATCGCAAACCTTGTTTTCTTTTGTTCACTGAAACTTGGCTTAAACCAGCTGTCGGCGACCACACCTTCTCCATACCAAATTACACCTTGTACAGAGATGATAGCAGCGAGACCGTGGGGTACGGTGGTGTCTGCATTTATGTACATAGCTCCATTACTCAATCGTTTCGAATAAAGGTGACTCACAACTCATGGCCTAACATTGGTAATCttttcatcaatatttccaATGCACAACTTTCCCTATGTCTTGGTTGTATCTATCGCCCACGCCCCTGTCTGGACGACCTTGAGCTCGTTCGATTTTTATCAGATTTGATGACTGAAACCGGAAATGTCTTCATCGCGGGGGACTTCAACTGCCCTGATTTAAAATGGCCTCTAACTAGTATGCCTTCTGTTAATTCTCCTTCCTTTCCGTTTGCGGAGCTTTTTTCGAATTCGGCCTTCCAGCAGTTTATTGATCGTCCCACAAGGTTTCGATCTGGCCAGGTACCGTCATTGCTTGACCTGTTTATTGTCTCCGATCGTAACCTTATCTCGGATGTCGAGTACCTGCCACCTTTCGGGCGTTCTGACCATCTCACTCTTGCCacagaatttcagttcaatcttCCAACTAACACAAGCTCTACCAAGGTTATCAAGCGGGTAGATTACAACAAAGTGTCTGATATGCTGTCGACTACCGATTGGTCTGCTGTCTGCGGTGGTGATGATGTGGAGAGGAAGTGGAGGAGTTTCCTGGGCATACTTCACGGCGTGGTTGAATCCTGCACAACAACATATACGTCCAAATATAATAAAGTGAAACCGTGGATTAACAGTTGTGTTCTGAGGATGGTGAGGAGAAAAAAAGCCTTGTGGCAGAGATATCTACGCACTAGATCTGATGAAGATTATAGAACGCACCGTACCTTTTCGAGTGAGGTTACACGTGAAATAAGGCGCTCAAAGGACAGTTATGAGAAGAGTGTTGTAGCTTCGGGGAACAGAAAGAAGTTTTTTAAATACGTGAGATCCTTTATGACTGGAAAAGTCGGTGTACCCATGATTCGTAATAAGCTCAATAAGCTGTGTGACAATGCTGTTGAGGCCGCTGGTGTTTTGGCCGAGGAATTTGCCTCTTCCTTTTCTCTTGAGCCTGGTGGTGCTCTGCCAGACATTCGATTGCCACGTTGTGAATCTGGTATTACCAGTGTTCAGATAAACGCTGAGCTAGTCCGAGATCATCTGAAGCGAGTGAGGGTTGATGCTGCTCCTGGTCTGGATAGTTTATCTGGTTCATTGCTGGTGCGGTGTGCCGACGCCTTGGCTCCACCCTTGGCTGAGATTTTTTCCTGTTCTATGAAGACTTCGAGGATTCCTGGTGACTGGCTGGTGGCTTCGGTAACCCCTGTTTTTAAAAAAGGAGATAAGTTGTCCGCCAAAAATTATAGGCCAATTAGCCTCCTCTCTACCGTGTCTAAGGTGCTTGAGAGGATAGTCTACGATCATATTGTGCAATTTGCTTCTGTACGCGAACTTATTCCTGTAGTTCAACACGGTTTTCTCTCTGGACGATCAACTCTGACGAACTTGTTGAGTTGTGTTAATGAATGGACTAAAGCTTGGGATTTGGGTTTGCCGATTGATGTGTTGTACTTGGACTTCACTAGAGCCTTCGATAAGGTTCCGCATCGGAGACTACTACACAAACTGCAACATCTGGGCATCCGAGGTGAGATTCTGTCTTGGATAGAAGCTTTCCTATCAAATCGATCCTATAAGGTAAGAGTCGGTGAATCTTTTTCGGCAGATGTGCCGGTTACTTCTGGGGTGCCACAAGGATCCGTACTGGGCCCTTTATTGTTTTTGCTATTCACTTCTGACCTGCCTAGTCTCCTTCGCTCCACATGCTCAATGTTCGCCGATGACACCAAGATCTATAACTATCCCTTCTCCGAGGCTGGCAGTCTGCAGTGTGATCTGGATGTTATCTGTGAGTGGTGTGATGAGTGGGGGTTACCCCTGAGTATGGAAAAGTGCTGCGTCCTTCATATTGGGAGAAGAAATCCGCGTGTGACATATTACCTTGATGGTGAACCCATGAAGGTGGTGGCCAGTCACTGTGATCTGGGCCTGGTGATCACCGAGGATCTACAGTGGTCCGAACATATTTCTTATGTATGTGCAAAGGCTAAGCGATCAGCATACTgtatttacaaaatgttcaaggGCGGCGATGTTAATACTATTCGGACCCTTCTTACCACATATGTGAGGCCCATCCTGGAGTATGTCGGTCCGGTCTGGTCGCCATCCACGGTGCGCGATGCAACCATGCTTGAGTCTGTTCAGAGGTGGATGACTCGTTTTCCCTATGGGCGTGATAGACCATCTTATACGCGTCGACTAGAAATATTTAAACTAACCAACTTCCGCGATCGACGTGAGAGAGGGGATTTGCTTCTGACGTACCGATCATTGCGAGGACATTTTGGAGATGGGATCAACG
Proteins encoded:
- the LOC123309403 gene encoding 40S ribosomal protein S12, mitochondrial; the protein is MQFLSNLLGKSIGALFTGKLNQLVTPLSFNQPRYYVSLKGLCLQSTSLSIQGRTMASLNQMHRTGPHIKKDRSIKPLDGKPFMKGVVLRTVIKKPKKPNSANRKCVLVRLSNGKEMVAYIPGIGHNLQEHNIVLVRVGRVQDCPGVKLKCVRGKFDLGHVIVNRK